The Erwinia sorbitola nucleotide sequence TGACGACGTTGGCGCCGGCTTTAATGATTTTCTCCAGATTATTATCCCGGTCGGTAGCCGGGCCCAGGGTGGCAACAATTTTGGTGCGTCTTAATACTTCAGACATGGTCACATCCTTGGTTAAATGTCGCATTCTCTAGCTGATAGTTTGAGTTGCAGGTTCGGTGCCTGCAACCCACTGGTATACACCCTTCTTCTCCAGATGTATTGACGTTGATTAATCAGCTATTAAAAAGAAGCCATCGCTGTTTTTTTGATAAGTCGGCCAATATTTTCGCAGGTGCGTTCCATATTTGTGGCTCCTTCGGGCAACAGCGATTCTATGGTTGCTGCATGAGGAATAATACCGAAGATGGCATCAATACCTGCTTCATACAGCGAATCGATATCATCGCCAATACTGCCCGCAACTGCAATCACCGGAACATGATGCTGCATGGCGGTTTGTGCAACGCCAAAGGGAGTTTTACCAAACCGGGTCTGAAAGTCGATACGGCCTTCACCGGTGAAGCAGAAATCCGCGCCGGCCATATGACTGGCAAGACCGCTGTATTCCACCACGATCTCAATGCCTTTACGCAGCGTGCAGCGGGTGAACGCCATCAGTCCGGCCCCCAGACCACCTGCTGCACCAGCGCCAGGTGCAGCCGCAACTTCTTTGCCCAGCTGCTGTGAGATTATCGCAGCATAGTGCGCGAGGTTACGATCAAGCTCAGTAACCATCTCCGGGGTGGCTCCTTTTTGCGGCCCGAACACTGCCGAGGCCCCCTGGGATCCACACAGTGGGTTAGTCACGTCACAGGCTACCTGAATATCAACCTGTGCCAGGCGACTGTCCAGCCCGGAAATATCAATGCGGTGTAATTCACCCAGTGCGCCACCGCCAGCAGCTAACCGCTTGCCATGGCGATCGTAGAAGCGCACACCCAGTGCCTCGGCCATTCCGGCACCGCCATCATTTGTGGCGCTGCCACCGATACCGAGGATAATCTTTTTAATGCCTTTATCCAGGCAGGCACTAATCAGCTCCCCGGTGCCCCAGGTGGTGGTCAGCAGCGGGTTTTTGGTCTGCTGATTGACATAATGGATGCCGCTGGCCGACGCCATTTCAATCACGGCGATATCGCCGCTGCCCATAATGCCGTAACAGGCCTCAACGGGTGTACCCAGCGGGCCGGTGACCTGCTGCGTAAATATTTCGCCGCCGGTGGCGTCAATCAGCGACTGGGTGGTGCCTTCGCCGCCGTCCGCCATCGGAACATGAATATAGTTTGCGTCAGGAAATACGCGCTTAAGGCCGGTTTCCATTGCGATGCACACCTCCTTCGCCGTCATGCTCTCTTTGAAGGAGTCAGGTGCTAATACAAAGGTCTTTTTCATTGCTGGTACCTTATTCTTAACGTGCAAAGCCATAGAGAAGGGTCGCGACAAGCGTCATCGTCCCGCCCACCATTGCCTCATAAGGCAGTAACATCATACGTTGCCTGATACTCATATTCATGCTCTGGGCGGTGACGTGGAAGTAGTTGCCCTGAGGCAGTGAGTCAATAACAGTGGCTCCGGTGTGTACCATCACCGCTGATGCAATCGGTGCCATGCCAATATCAGTAATAGTATGGCCGAAGGTGCTGGTAGCGAGAATTACCCCGGTGGAGGTCGAAGCGGTCGCCCCCGCCATCAGGATGCCCGAAATAGGGGCAAGGAAGGTGCCAGAAATCCCCATCAGGT carries:
- a CDS encoding glycerate kinase family protein, with translation MKKTFVLAPDSFKESMTAKEVCIAMETGLKRVFPDANYIHVPMADGGEGTTQSLIDATGGEIFTQQVTGPLGTPVEACYGIMGSGDIAVIEMASASGIHYVNQQTKNPLLTTTWGTGELISACLDKGIKKIILGIGGSATNDGGAGMAEALGVRFYDRHGKRLAAGGGALGELHRIDISGLDSRLAQVDIQVACDVTNPLCGSQGASAVFGPQKGATPEMVTELDRNLAHYAAIISQQLGKEVAAAPGAGAAGGLGAGLMAFTRCTLRKGIEIVVEYSGLASHMAGADFCFTGEGRIDFQTRFGKTPFGVAQTAMQHHVPVIAVAGSIGDDIDSLYEAGIDAIFGIIPHAATIESLLPEGATNMERTCENIGRLIKKTAMASF